In Astatotilapia calliptera chromosome 20, fAstCal1.2, whole genome shotgun sequence, one genomic interval encodes:
- the pdpn gene encoding podoplanin isoform X2 — protein MKVQLLLLSALVGLLCAFTSANPITDPTELHNSSVVITEGETTPGVALEANPTTVVTSHPPSVPTTAHFEITTHVFNDHTSVPVPTTEALVTETEAPNTPTQYAEYTSEETTSSTEQVLSESQTDDLTETMGPTGTVIPADTEGTAERVGPVGTETTDLIIEEDTEEALSSGQIVGIVVGALLAVAVITAVVIVVLKRMGEYSP, from the exons ATGAAAGTTCAGCTGCTGCTCCTGTCGGCCCTTGTTGGCCTTTTGTGCGCCTTCACAAGTGCAA ATCCAATTACAGACCCTACAGAACTTCACAATTCATCTGTGGTCATTACAGAAGGAGAAACCACACCTGGTGTTGCTCTAGAGGCTAATCCTACCACTGTTGTCACCAGTCATCCTCCATCTGTACCAACTACGGCCCATTTCGAAATTACAACACACGTTTTCAATGACCATACGAGTGTGCCTGTGCCTACAACTGAAGCCCTAGTCACTGAAACAGAAGCTCCCAATACACCTACCCAATACGCTGAATATACGTCTGAGGAGACCACATCGTCCACTGAGCAAGTACTCAGTGAGTCCCAAACAGACGACCTCACTGAGACAATGGGCCCTACTGGGACAGTGATCCCTGCTGACACAGAGGGCACTGCTGAGAGAGTGGGCCCTGTTGGGACAGAAACCACTGACCTGATCATTGAGGAGGACACAGAAG AGGCCCTGAGCTCTGGACAGATTGTGGGCATTGTAGTCGGCGCCCTGCTGGCAGTGGCCGTCATCACAGCAGTGGTGATTGTTGTCTTGAAGAGGATGGGCGAATACTC ACCTTGA
- the pdpn gene encoding podoplanin isoform X1, protein MKVQLLLLSALVGLLCAFTSANPITDPTELHNSSVVITEGETTPGVALEANPTTVVTSHPPSVPTTAHFEITTHVFNDHTSVPVPTTEALVTETEAPNTPTQYAEYTSEETTSSTEQVLSESQTDDLTETMGPTGTVIPADTEGTAERVGPVGTETTDLIIEEDTEGEESVGERREALSSGQIVGIVVGALLAVAVITAVVIVVLKRMGEYSP, encoded by the exons ATGAAAGTTCAGCTGCTGCTCCTGTCGGCCCTTGTTGGCCTTTTGTGCGCCTTCACAAGTGCAA ATCCAATTACAGACCCTACAGAACTTCACAATTCATCTGTGGTCATTACAGAAGGAGAAACCACACCTGGTGTTGCTCTAGAGGCTAATCCTACCACTGTTGTCACCAGTCATCCTCCATCTGTACCAACTACGGCCCATTTCGAAATTACAACACACGTTTTCAATGACCATACGAGTGTGCCTGTGCCTACAACTGAAGCCCTAGTCACTGAAACAGAAGCTCCCAATACACCTACCCAATACGCTGAATATACGTCTGAGGAGACCACATCGTCCACTGAGCAAGTACTCAGTGAGTCCCAAACAGACGACCTCACTGAGACAATGGGCCCTACTGGGACAGTGATCCCTGCTGACACAGAGGGCACTGCTGAGAGAGTGGGCCCTGTTGGGACAGAAACCACTGACCTGATCATTGAGGAGGACACAGAAGGTGAGGAAAGTGTGGGAGAAAGGAGAG AGGCCCTGAGCTCTGGACAGATTGTGGGCATTGTAGTCGGCGCCCTGCTGGCAGTGGCCGTCATCACAGCAGTGGTGATTGTTGTCTTGAAGAGGATGGGCGAATACTC ACCTTGA